tattattgtctctGCCACAATTATTACATTCCACCATATTAAGGTTCACTAAAAATGTACAAGTAAACatccacgcacacacagacacacacacacacacacacacacacagaaacacacacatagagacagacacacacagacacacacacacagacacacacacacacacacacacacacagagagacacacacacagacacagacacacaaacacacacacacacatacacacacacacacacacacacacagacacacacacacacacacacacacacacacacacacacacacacacacacatagagacagacacacacacacacagacacacagacacacatacacacacacacagacacacacacacaaacacacacacatacatacacacacacagagacacacacacacacacagacacacagacacacacacacacaaacacacatacacacacacacacacacagagacacacacacacacacacagacacacacacacacacacacacacacacacacagacacacacacacacacacaaacacacatacacacacagacacacacacacacatacacacacacacacacacacacacacacagacacacacacacacacagagagagacacacacacacacacacagacgcacaaacagagacacacacacacacagacacacacacacacatacatacacacacacagagacacacacacacacagacacacacacacacacacacacacacataaacacacatacacacacacacacacacacagagacacacacacacacacagacacacaaacacacacacacagacgcacaaacagagacacacacacacacagacacacacacagacacacacacacacacacacaaacaaacacacatacacacacagacacacacacacagacacacacacacatacatacacacacacagagacacacacacacacagacacacacacacacacacataaacacacatacacacacacacacacacacacacacagacacacacacacacacacagacacacaaacacacacacacagacgcacaaacagagacacacacacacacacacacacatacacacacacacagacacacacacacatacacacacagagagacacacacacacacacatacatacacacacacacacacacacacacgtataaaaTCCTTAATATATTGTAGTTTTTATAGTTTAGGTTGGTTggttatttaatttaatagcaCCTCTACAAACTCTTGAAAATGAActtgtgatttctgtttttgagtttttctgttttaaaaagttaataaaCTTACAAATAACAACAGTTCCTGAGATGACACCATCTTATTTACTTCTAGTTTTACAGTTATTTTAGCAactcatggtcaataaacctaatttatatgattATTACTTTATActaaattttgttttttaaaaataagctgaaattatgaattattttgactaatagttaagattagagaaacgtatgttgatggataatcacagactgtcaaagttaAAACCAGGATGTTGTTTTTAAACCATCCAAAATTGtataaaagtagtgaactgatcattaatTTGACCTTCGAATAGCGTTTTTTGGAACCATCAATgatatttttgggcaatttggttgaaaaaaaacatgtttctgataTATAAACGTTAAAAACAACCACAGGAGGATTAAATGTGCAGCTTTTTACATCAATGTTCAAAACGTATCTGTGTTCTCAGCCAAGTAGGCCGGTATGATAACCTGCAGCAAAAACATCACGCTTTCAcggcaaaaatatatattttaaaatgtatatataatataatatatatgtatcacagtattgcaattacagctttaaatgtattatttttgaacattgtgtattttattttgaaacacactgcacactggcagggagacggGTTTCTAAAGTGCAGTTTCTCTCCTTGAAGACTCCTTAAAAACAGCTCATACTCATATCTTAGGAACGCTATGACGGATGACGGGAACGGTGAATGGTTTTGAAACCGTGACTTGAAGCTGGTAACCGGGCCATGCCTACCGCGAAGTCGAGAAGAAAGTCAAACCATTTTTAAGATAAAACTGAGACACAGTTTAGAAAAGCTGCTGCACATAGTCTACTGGAAACCCAGACAGGTTGCCTATTAACTTGTATGATTGAAATGTCATATATTGGCCTACTGCCATGTTTGTCaaacttattttcaatgttgtaccccctttgaattgctattttaagccaagtactCCCTGATCAGCGCCAAACATTTTTAGTAGAAAAATAAGTCTTTATAAAGAGGTACAATACATcaatgtcagcgatagattctCTAAACAATCACCTTTTTTaagtaaaacacatttaaatgctacatttcaagtGTTTGGAATCCATCActtaattcattcattgttatagtataattattttaggaattatgcatgacatattttttaattagcaTTTTGCAAAACTttcacataccccctgcagtactctaAAGTACCCCAAGGGGTAcatgtacccccatttgagaaacactggtctagTGGATGAAATTAAGCTTTGTTGCTAAAAGTTGCAATTTTGGCAATTTGAGGAATTAGCATAATATGCTAACTAAGACACTAGACACTGCAGGTAAATAGTGTTAATAAATTAACTGAAATTTATTGAATTTTTTTCTGGTACAGGATATAAATTcctcttatatatatatatatatatatatatatatatatatgtattcacattttaacataatttaataattaatttcaTGATTGAATTTGTCTAACAATTCATCAGTAAGTTACATAAATTACTGACAAgctttataattatacattacacCTTTTGATAGTAAATGCATCCAAGCTATTCTTCAAAGAATTAACTGAAGGGGAACGCACAACTTCTTCTGGAAGCTCGTtccatgattttattttttagtgtgaaaaacttatttctgttttcagACAGGCATGTTCTCGGGTAAAGTTTGAAAGAATTCCCTCGTGTCTCATACCTAATGCTCCAAAACTGAAAGATAGGCTCAACTGTTACTGACATTTCAATCATGAAGACACATCTAAAACATTTGACTGTAATATGTATACCGGACTTTATCCAGCGTTCACTTTTCTGTTCTGGAAATCTATGCAAATTAACGCATATTTAATAAGATAATGCCTCATATGCATATTTAAACTtaaaatttcagaaaacttgtaatacaatttccttttgtcttaatgtaagtaatcaacttgGGAAGTTTCAGGTTGATATCTAGAAGTTAATTTTGTATCCCTATTCACCTGCAGTATCTAGTGTCTTAATTAGCGTATTATGCTAATTAATCAAATTGCCCAATATGCAACTTCTTCTGGGTCCGAGAACTTTCCAGTAGACTAAAAGTGTTTAGGCTTACTGTCCACAGTGAAGTTGAATTTCAActggactgttttttttattttattttttattttacatatttttatcTTAAATCTTAAATATTTAGAAttgaaaaaatttaaaaataaaaaatgtattttattatttaaaaaaaaaaatatatatatttatatatatatatatatatattcacattttaacataatttaataattaatttcaTGATTGAATTTGTCTAGCAATTCATCAGTAAGTTACATAAATTACTGACAAgctttataattatacattacacCTTTTGATAGTAAATGCATCCAAACTATTCTTCGAGGAATTAATTGAAGGGGAACGCACAACTTCTTCTGGAAGCTCGTtccatgattttattttttagtgtgaaaaacttatttctgttttcagACAGGCATGTTCTCGGGTAAAGTTTTAAAGAATTCCCTCATGTCTCATACCTAATGCTCCAAAACTGAAAGATAGGCTCAACTGTTATTGACATTTCAATCATGAAGACACATCTAAAACCTTTGACTGTAATATGCATACCGGACTTTATCCAGCGTTCACTTTTCTGTTCTGGAAATCTATGCAAATTAGCGCATATTTagataataaataataagatAATGCCTCATATGCATATTTAAACTtaaaatttcagaaaacttgtaatacaatttccttttgtcttaatgtaagtaatcaacttgGGAAGTTTCAGGTTGATATCTAGAAGTTAATTTTGTATCCCTATTCACCTGCAGTATCTAGTGTCTTAATTAGCGTATTATGCTAATTAATCAAATTGCCCAATATGCAACTTCTTCTGGGTCCGAGAACTTTCCAGTAGACTAAAAGTGTTTAGGCTTACTGTCCACAGTGAAGTTGAATTTCAACtggactgtttttttattttattttttatttaacatatttttatctttaaatatttagaataaaaaaaattttaaaattaaaaatttattttattatttaaaaaaatatataataataatactccaACACAAGTTAGAGTCCTGCATTCAAGACCTCACGGCAGTAAAAGTATTATATTATACATGAATATTAATGTGGTTGAACTTTACTCCACTTTTCTTCTTGAAATAATACGACTGATTTTCTCTAAAATGTTCAACTTTACTgggctttttttaacatttcaataatttttctttccctgtctccctgcctgtctcccaccctgtctccctcccaccctgtctccctgcctgtctgtctctcaggcgGACCAGATAAAGAAGCTGGCCGGTAACTCCAGCGCTCTGCGTGAGTGCGGCCCGTCTATAGGGGAAATGAAGTGCATGCTGCTCACAGACGACTCTGAAAATCCCAGCAGCTACTGCATGCACCTGAAGGCCTCGAAGAACCACGGAGGCTTCAACATCTGCGTCGGCAAGGCCAagacaggtgagacaggtggagagacaggtagagacagGGGGGAGATGGAGACAGGTGGAGAGACAGGGGGCAgagggagacaggtagagagacaggttGAGAGGTAGAAACTCTGGATGAAGTCAGATTTAAGTTTGAACGTCTCTGTTGTGTATCTTGTTGTTTGAATTTAATTAAACTGTctcacctccctctctctttgtctctctctgtctctctctctctgtctctctctctgtctctctctgtctctctgtgtctctctctctgtctctctctctctctgtctccacagCTATGGTCATAGCTAAAGGTAAAGACGGCACCGCTGGTAACCAGGTGTCCACCAGGGTGTTCCCCATCGTTAAATACCTGCGGGACGCCGGATACTGAGACCCCCGCCTTCCTCCaaaccagcccccccccccgccccccccgcCCTGCCTGCCGCTGTTTGGAGCCCATTTCATTCTTTAGATTTATATCTTTTTGCTGGAGTGTCAAACTCAGTTTTCCATTACGGCcaaactggaaaatgagaatcccATCTCAGGCCTGACGTGTGTAGTTCATTGCTTTAATTACATCGAGAAAGTCAAATATGTCTGACTgtgttattgcatgtctcatatggTCTTCTCTCTTaacagtttggtcgacaaaaaatgtcaaagataatgccaaaaaaattgtagaaaaaacagcaaaaaggcgtaaaaaataatgttgaaaaaagtgacaaaaagtaagGTCACTAGGGCTGgatttgagtttgacacgtaTGCTTTAGAGTCTGCCATCAGGGAAAATAAAAAGTGTTGAGAGTTGTTTTCGTGTAACGAGTGTAATGAGTGGCGAGCGTGTGACGACCGTGTGTGATTTAAACCGGACCGCGGGGAGCCAGTGttacaaatttttatttttgtgtacagtggagagagacagaccaaCGGTCCAATCAGCTCACACTGTCCCTGGTcaacaacataaataaactatatCAAAATATTACATGTTTTTTCTCTGTAGACTCtctctatgtgtatgtgtgtgtgtgtgtgtgtgtgtgtgtgtgtgtgtgtgtgtgtgtgtgtgtgaggaccaACTTCTGTTTTAACCTACGTAGTGGGGACTGTCAGCTTTGTGAGGACGTTTAGTTTAGTCTTTTAGTTATACTATAATATTATGAGTATTACTACTAAATAGactgtttttatgtatttatgtactAGTATCCAGTTttgtacttgaaagcaatacttctATCTTACCATAAAATGACTTTGTACAAGTTAAAGTTACATTTAAGAATATTACTGAAGTTCAATTAATTTTTATTCAAAGTGTTTAATCCTAACAGATACCGATACCAGCTGAGGCCTGGAGTACAGTACCAGTGCCGTTATTTAGTAGCCTACTTTATCTCTGACAAAACatgtatttcagttgtaaaaataagtccaaatgtatttatgtttttaggGATAGGAAGATATCATGTCAAAAAATCACTACACAACGTAACTATGTATTAAAAGCTATTTTAAATGAATAGATATTTATTGATcgcaaaaatgggaaattacagtgttacagcagaAAAATATCAGTCACACAGCACAGAATATACATAAAATACTACGATACAATATGcatgaaataataggatacaatatacatacatacagtatacatgaaataataagatagaatacaagaacaaaataAGCTTTAAGGTAAGATTTAAAACAAGCTACGTCTGATATAGTGCGGATGTCAGCGGGGCAACTGCGAAAGCGCGATCGCCCCAGTGTCTGTACCTCGAGCTCAGGACGTCTAAAACCAGCTGATTGGACCAGTGACCTGTTGTTTTTAGGAACAGTTAAAATCTCAGAGAGATACGCTGGAGCCAGGCCATTAATGACCTTaataacaaacattaaaatcttATATAGTAAGTAGTAGTAATAGATTCTAAAATGCACCGAGAGCCAACGGAGAGGGCAAAGAACAGGGGTTACAAATATAACTACTACCATCAAGTCTTACTGAAAGTGTACTTGAAAgtaatacttgagtaaaagtacaagtatcttacctgTCTCCTTTTGGAATATAACTTGAGTAACAGGCTGTAAGTAtttgatatttactgtactttaaGTAGcctatcaaaagtaattttcacTCAAATCAGATTtggaccacttccatatgtggtcctgaatcagatcCATGTCTGAtgtagaccacttccatatgtggtcctgaatcagacccaggtcagaTTTGTTTCAGTGCGGCCGCAGtatgaacaaccaaggcggatttgatgtgacttttacgtcaatctacatcgaaATTTGTGACAATTATGCGCCAGCGGGAGTTAGCCCTAAACCCAGACAGTCACATTAAAAACTAGACTAGGCCTACAACATGGAGACCAGTGATGGCGCAGgtcaatggagggagagggaggtgttagacctaattagtgtctggggagatacttcaattcaatcaaaactagaagGATCATACCGTAAACGctccatttttaaaaaaaaaaatagcaaacgAAATGGAAGAACGGGGACACAGGAGAACATGGCTGCTGTGTCAAAGGAAGATGAGGAGCCTTAAAGCTAAATTTAAAGATTACACAAAGATTTtgaaattagggatgcaccgaatccagatttttggggtttcggccaaataccgaatccactggttgagattctgctgaatcctcgtcccatcctcagtcgatgaacacagtaaacacattaatgaagtaaacagtgactgtccttcctttgccgtacctgaagttgctgcattttggctgctgtctgtagattccttcatgcacgtaaacaccttcctgtaatcaacggcgccgtcattacttCGGCCAGCGTAGCGTgtgtagtgcaagcgtagggttcggttcgctgggaaaaaattctaaggttcagcagaaacccaaccctgtcaaaaagcccaatattcagccgaatctgaAGCCCAATCCTGGATTCGGAGCATCCCTGATTTGAAATAAGTGAAAATGCTGACTTTCTCCATAACCTGGTCATTGTTATTGGTCTTTTGATTACTGCAAACAGTTCCCACtagaatctgatataggccacattttaacagGTCATGTCAACAGCCAAACAcaaaaatcagatctgagcaaaAGAAATCTGAattaagggaccgttcggtatttatggaatggaccaccggaggaaaataggggagggtcatgtctttttattttttgctgaaggttagggtcatccaacatttttcagtccggggggggggggagtcactcaacttttgtattcatgaaacagcaaaatttcaaagtggcttgtttggtgcatattttccatgtagctccatgtagctctctcagtctcggccctccttcACTACCAGATgatctgacccatgagtttgctgtgGAGCAGGGGGAGCTGCCCCCTAGTGGCTGAAACGGATAAttgaattgtttaaaaaatgagtggaattaTAACATCTGGCATCCTACATGATCCTATCTGATAACTCACATGTGTTGTTTTCGGAGTTTGAGCTACTGACTCAGGAAAGAGGTACCGGGTTCCTTTCTGCAAATATAACAGGtatcatttctcttttttcatttgTTCCCCTCACAGTTAAGCTCATAAATGAGCAGCGATGAACATATGACCATGaatttttattaatatatattggTGACTGAAGGTATGTAtggatatgaatgaatgaaggaattactgcatcttttttttttttttaacaatggatTGTAAGGATATTTACTAGCAGTTTTTATAATATGGTAACTTGTAATTTGCACAGCTATTTGAGTAGCCTAGATGTTTCATGTTCatttgtttctctaacttctttTTTAACCCTGTGATGTGTGTCTATGTTGTTACTCTTGCAAGGCAAGTTCTCTCTGTCCAAGGCGAATTTCTCCTTAGGGAGACTAATAAAgagactttgactttgactttgatgatcagatattttataaatatcttaaataacacaaaacaactaaatggtgataggtaatgcatcagatttcatatactgctttagtaaaaataatattatctggctgacgatgggagcagcaggacgcaaaaaaactaaagtgcctgttgcactagtctggacatcttgccgtgccaaggttgcaataaaggtttcctaaatgccacatttgatgtcagcttactaattgattgcgggttttgtgtagatttggacttttatacgtttattccactttgtttaaacggcaaagtggaggaagcctagtgacgagtccatagcaaccagtttgtGTATTGAACGTTACCCAGAGTGCCTTGCTGactggtctcaatgttttattgttttatttcatgtgaatactagtttactagaggaggaacttagtatttgaagtaatgcagaaAGTGTgtatttagtttccatgcttattgtgttttcacaacaatgttagtgagtaaatctactgaaatggccaccacaccataacagaggagtgggatgcgtcagatgagaatgcagaggtttagtcatgtATGTCACggttgtaaaaacaaacaaacaaaggtaATCTGTATAGCTTTCccaagtgcaaaccagtacagaaggtaTCTGTACATTGCtgggggagggtcatgccttttttccaaatcgttttggagggtcatagaaattTTTTTACTGGcgtggggagggtcatgtcttttttggctaaaggtcccaaaactcctccggtggccccttacaTAAATAACGAACAGACCCTAAGCACTAAGACTTGTGGTGTGAACGCAGCCTAATTACTTCTGATTATATTTCATAGTAACGAAGATGTTTAGAGGAAAAGTATCGGAGTAAAAAGTTAAAGTTTCCAGAATCATGAATTGAACAAAGTAAACTACAGATACAAGacaattctacttaagtacagtatagtatattataGTAGTTATAgtaagtatttgtactttgtaagagaggaaaaaaaaattaagaatttGGCGAATTATTTTtccaatatttttgaaaaactataTCAGAATATTACAGagaaaaagtttaaatattttttaaattaaatatttaataatatttaaataaataaaatatttttaagtttgattttttttttttttttaaataaaccgaaataaacgttaaaaaaaatcgAAATAATTAACCTAGAGGTTAAAGAAGCGAGTTTGTGGCTGGGGaagtcgtcggttcaatccccagaccgacaggataaaatctgggtagggggaaagtgaaagagcagttgcttgtccctccctcattaccaccactgaggtgcccttgagcaaggcccttaacctccaacggctccagtggagctgctcagtggcagcagatcagactgtggtggtactggacagcttccagtatgaatgtggtcagatcagactgtggtagtactggacagcttccaggtatgaatgtggtcagatcagactgtggtagtactgggcagcttccagtatgaatgtgatcagatcagactgtggtagtactgggcagcttccagtatgaatgtgatcagatcagactgtggtagtactgggcagcttccagtatgaatgtgatcagatcagactgtggtagtactgggcagcttccaggtatgaatgtggtcaggtcatcattgcaaatgagaaatgtTCTCAATTGACCTACCTGGATAATCAAAggttaacctttgtgttgtcctttggtcaaatttgacccgttttcaaagtttttatatcagaaatatgggtttcttaacaACCAAATTGTCCCAAAATAACTTGGCTGCACGCATGCACGCTGTATGGAACCCAGACAACATATACATCCATGCATTAATGTTCTTCACAGGTAAAAataatgattacttccattgaatttttgttgttttatttaattgaatttaatttaatgtaatagttttcaagattcaagattcaaaatcctttattaatcccacaatggggaaattcacactgttgcagcagcaagggataaGAGGAAAGTAGAGGACACACGTTAACacacaacaataataaatattaaatagagtaaatactaaaatgtatttacagtaatttcacagtaaatagtaaataataaaaagtaaaagtaaaatgtatttacagtaactgcaaagtcacatgttttatttcatggcatttgaaaaagtctgatcttaactattgtattagtcaaaataattaatctctgctgtttttcaaactcaaaaattaggtataatatTTTATTAGGTTTATTCACCATGAATGTTTAAGAAAAGCAttgaaaagagggacaaaaaactttaaaaaagcgccaaaagcaaaaaaaaaaaaaaatgtccacaaagtcagaatttttttttcatttttcaattttgacccagattGACAACTTCATGGACGAcggtgaagacaacacaagggttaaaataattaaatgattaaatactactactactactactactaatgaCAGTTGCTGCTCCACAGTCAGAATCAGGCCTTTAAATCATCCTGCAGCGCCCCCTGGTGGACAAATAAAAACACGTTTCAGAAGGTTTCTGAAGAggaataaacacaagaataTATAGGTTAATAacaaaatgtctgtctgtctgtctgtctgtatatatatatatatatatatatatatatatatatatatatatatatatatatatatatatatatatatatatatatatatatttctccctctctctctgtctctctctctctctctctctatgaatGGAGTCAGACAGGTTGGACTGGTTGGAGtcaaagaaaaaatattcaaactTTTCTCTCAAACTTCcttcaacacacaaacaatccTTTCTATACATGGGTATCCTGGCCACgccgacacacacagacacacacacacagacacacacacagagacacacacacacacacacacacacacacacacacacactatgctatGTTACACCATTGTTACTACATGTCgagcactttcacctgttctgattacgTTCTAagaaataatcaccaataatgatcaacaatcttgtttctatttttttttaccttttttataattgaatttccttattttctcacaaaaaatgtgatgtaaaatgatcatatgatcataaatgtgatctcacaggagTAGATACATGCTGTATATATGATTGGTAGTTGAGCTAAAGTACACCATATTAGAATCAATAATAATGCCCAGATACTTAAATTGTGGCACAATCGTACTCCAGATACTGCAGTATTAGTGAGTGTACTGGGCCAGTACTGTAGTATTAATGAGTGTACTGGGCCAGTACTGTAGTATTAGTGAGTGTAACGGACCAGTACTGTAGTATTAGTGAGTGTAACGGACCAGTACTGTAGTATTAGTGAATGTACTGGGCCAGTACTGTAGTTTTAGTGAGTGTAACGGACCAGTACTGCAGTATTAATGAGTGTACTGGGCCAGTACTGTAGTATTAGTGAGTGTAACGGACCAGTACTGCAGTATTAGTGAGTGTAATGGGCCAGTATTCCAGATACTGTAGTAATAGTGAGTGTAACGGATCAGTACTGCAGTATTAGTGAGTGTAATGGGCCAGTACTCCAGATACTGCAGTATTAGTGAGTGTAATGGGCCAGTACTCcagatactgtacattagtGAGTGTACTGGGCCAGTACTCCAGATACTGCAGTATTAGTGAGTGTACTGGGCCAGTACTCCAGATACTGCAGTATTAGTGAGTGTACTGGGCCAGTACTCCAGATACTGCAGTATTAGTGAGTGTACTGGGCCAGTACCCCAGATACTGCAGTATTAGTGAGTGTAATGGACTAGTATTCCAGATACTGCAGTATTAGTGAGTGTAACGGACTAGTACTCCAGATACTGCAGTATTAGTGAGTGTAATCGACCAGTACTCCAGATACTGCAGTATTAGTGAGTGTACTGGGCCAGTACTCCAGATACTGCAGTATTAGTGAGTGTAATGGACTAGTACTCCAGATACTGCAGTATTAGTGAGTGTAATGGACTAGTACTCCAGAT
The sequence above is drawn from the Sander lucioperca isolate FBNREF2018 chromosome 17, SLUC_FBN_1.2, whole genome shotgun sequence genome and encodes:
- the LOC116060282 gene encoding profilin-2-like; this translates as MSWQAYVDSLTGPDSSGNKTIEDAAICGLASGAESIWASSPGLSSLTADQIKKLAGNSSALRECGPSIGEMKCMLLTDDSENPSSYCMHLKASKNHGGFNICVGKAKTAMVIAKGKDGTAGNQVSTRVFPIVKYLRDAGY